A genomic region of Bacteroidia bacterium contains the following coding sequences:
- a CDS encoding glycine--tRNA ligase has translation MANNEDLFKNIISHAKEYGFVFPSSEIYDGLSSVYDYGQYGVELKKNIREYWWKSMVQMHENIVGIDAAIFMHPTTWKASGHVDAFNDPLIDNKDSKKRYRADVLIEDHVAKIEAKIQKEIDKAKERFGDQFNEEQFCATNPRALENQAKINDINTRFKSALEKNNLEDVRQIIIDCEIVCPVSGTKNWTEVRQFNLMFSTQIGSVSDESGTVYLRPETAQGIFVNFLNVQKTGRMKIPFGIAQTGKAFRNEIVARQFIFRMREFEQMEMQFFVKPGTEMEWYSYWKKERIKWHHTLGFSPNNYRFHDHLKLAHYANAACDIEFNFPFGFKELEGIHSRTDFDLKAHEKHSGKKLQYFDPELNQSYVPYVVETSIGLDRMFLAVLSQSYQEEQLEDGTSRTVLHIPTFLAPVKATVMPLTKKDGLPEKAREIMDSLKFDYICQYDEKDSIGKRYRRQDAIGTPFCITVDHQTLEDNTVTIRHRDTMQQERISINNIAQLIADNVSLKKIMELEK, from the coding sequence ATGGCAAACAACGAAGATCTTTTTAAAAACATTATTTCGCACGCAAAAGAATACGGATTTGTTTTTCCGAGCAGCGAAATTTACGATGGCTTAAGTTCCGTTTACGATTACGGTCAATACGGCGTAGAACTGAAAAAAAACATCCGCGAATATTGGTGGAAATCGATGGTGCAAATGCACGAAAACATTGTAGGCATTGATGCTGCGATTTTTATGCATCCCACTACTTGGAAGGCTTCTGGACACGTGGATGCTTTTAACGATCCTTTGATTGATAATAAAGATAGTAAAAAAAGATACCGCGCAGATGTGCTAATTGAAGATCATGTAGCGAAAATAGAAGCAAAAATTCAGAAAGAAATTGACAAAGCAAAAGAGCGTTTTGGCGATCAATTTAATGAAGAACAATTTTGCGCAACCAATCCGAGAGCGTTGGAAAATCAAGCAAAAATCAACGATATCAATACACGTTTTAAAAGCGCACTCGAAAAAAATAATTTAGAAGATGTTCGCCAAATTATTATTGATTGTGAAATTGTTTGTCCGGTTTCCGGAACTAAAAATTGGACGGAAGTACGTCAATTTAATTTAATGTTTTCCACGCAAATTGGCTCTGTGAGCGATGAATCAGGAACTGTTTATTTGCGCCCGGAAACAGCGCAAGGAATTTTCGTGAATTTTTTAAATGTACAAAAAACAGGACGAATGAAAATTCCGTTTGGGATTGCACAAACTGGAAAAGCCTTTAGAAACGAGATTGTAGCACGACAATTTATTTTCCGGATGCGCGAATTTGAGCAAATGGAAATGCAATTTTTCGTGAAGCCGGGAACAGAAATGGAATGGTATAGTTACTGGAAAAAAGAACGTATCAAATGGCATCATACGCTCGGTTTTTCTCCCAATAATTATCGTTTTCACGATCATTTAAAGTTGGCGCATTATGCCAATGCCGCTTGCGATATTGAATTTAATTTCCCATTTGGATTCAAGGAATTGGAAGGGATTCACAGTCGTACTGATTTTGATTTAAAAGCGCATGAAAAACATTCCGGAAAAAAATTGCAATATTTTGACCCTGAATTAAATCAAAGTTATGTGCCTTATGTGGTGGAAACGTCGATTGGATTAGATAGAATGTTTTTGGCAGTACTTTCGCAATCGTATCAAGAAGAACAATTGGAAGATGGTACAAGTCGCACCGTACTTCACATTCCGACATTTTTGGCACCCGTAAAAGCAACAGTTATGCCTCTTACAAAAAAAGATGGATTGCCCGAAAAAGCACGCGAAATAATGGATTCATTGAAATTTGATTATATCTGTCAGTACGATGAAAAAGATTCTATCGGCAAGCGCTATCGCAGACAGGACGCTATCGGTACGCCTTTTTGCATTACGGTAGATCATCAAACTTTGGAAGACAATACGGTTACGATTCGTCATCGCGATACGATGCAACAAGAACGAATTTCAATCAATAATATCGCTCAATTGATAGCAGATAACGTGAGTTTAAAGAAAATAATGGAGCTCGAAAAATAA